The Streptomyces achromogenes genome window below encodes:
- a CDS encoding Rieske (2Fe-2S) protein: MTSPATRRTVLLATGGAAAALTVGCSEYGDDSSSSSKKSPNASAGQELTKTSDIPVGGGKIFADEKVVVTQPTKDDFKAFSAVCTHQGCTVATIADGLIHCPCHQSEFRIADGSVARGPAPKPLPPEQITVAGGAIRLA; the protein is encoded by the coding sequence ATGACTTCCCCCGCGACACGACGCACGGTCCTCCTGGCGACGGGCGGCGCGGCAGCTGCGCTCACGGTCGGCTGCAGCGAATACGGCGACGACAGCTCGTCCTCGTCGAAGAAGTCCCCGAACGCCTCCGCCGGCCAGGAGCTCACGAAGACGAGCGACATCCCCGTCGGCGGCGGCAAGATCTTCGCCGACGAGAAGGTCGTCGTCACGCAGCCGACGAAGGACGACTTCAAGGCGTTCTCCGCGGTCTGCACCCATCAGGGCTGCACGGTCGCCACCATCGCCGACGGTCTGATCCACTGCCCCTGTCACCAGAGCGAGTTCCGCATCGCGGACGGCTCGGTGGCCCGCGGCCCGGCGCCGAAGCCGCTGCCCCCCGAGCAGATCACCGTCGCGGGCGGCGCGATCCGGCTGGCCTGA
- a CDS encoding ADP-ribosylglycohydrolase family protein gives MTTSTTVRKRATGSLLGLALGDALGFPTEFNDVPSILAKCGPWREMELPGRAFVSDDTQMTLAVGRALRTAMDRGLLVPVSLVPQLRKEFVAWYRSPDNNRAPGRTCLTACDLLEDDTRLWQDATQIGSKGCGANMRVAPLGLVPGLSDEQRAGAAQLQSALTHGHPTALAASDLTAHAVRLLAQGSDPAALVGLLRSYALDNRSRYHHRWLGDLWTRSQDPSPEHFITRGWDECLAVLERLQETLRRPSPETDPCLAAGEGWIAEEAMAAGLLCFLLFPDEPVTVLRRAACSSGDSDSIACLAGAFAGAHAGADAWPTAWADRIEYHGELMTLGALWDQ, from the coding sequence ATGACCACCTCGACCACCGTCCGAAAGCGCGCCACCGGATCCCTGCTGGGACTCGCCCTGGGGGACGCGCTCGGGTTCCCGACCGAGTTCAACGACGTCCCGTCGATCCTCGCCAAGTGCGGGCCCTGGCGGGAGATGGAACTCCCGGGGCGCGCCTTCGTCTCCGACGACACCCAGATGACCCTGGCGGTCGGGCGCGCCCTGCGGACCGCCATGGACCGCGGGCTGCTCGTGCCGGTCTCCCTGGTGCCGCAGCTGCGGAAGGAGTTCGTGGCCTGGTACCGGTCACCGGACAACAACCGGGCCCCGGGGCGCACCTGCCTGACCGCTTGCGACCTCCTCGAGGACGACACGCGGCTGTGGCAGGACGCCACTCAGATCGGCTCCAAGGGCTGCGGCGCCAACATGCGCGTCGCGCCGCTCGGCCTCGTCCCCGGGCTCAGCGACGAGCAGCGGGCCGGCGCCGCCCAGCTCCAGTCCGCCCTCACCCACGGGCATCCCACCGCGCTCGCCGCCTCCGACCTCACCGCGCACGCCGTCCGGCTGCTCGCGCAGGGCTCCGACCCCGCCGCGCTGGTCGGGCTGTTGCGCTCGTACGCCCTCGACAACCGCTCCCGCTACCACCACCGCTGGCTCGGCGACCTGTGGACCCGCAGCCAGGACCCGAGCCCGGAGCACTTCATCACGCGCGGCTGGGACGAGTGCCTCGCCGTCCTGGAGCGCCTCCAGGAGACGCTGCGCCGCCCCTCGCCCGAGACCGACCCGTGCCTGGCGGCGGGGGAGGGGTGGATCGCCGAAGAGGCCATGGCCGCCGGTCTGCTGTGCTTCCTGCTCTTCCCCGACGAACCGGTCACCGTGCTGCGCCGGGCCGCCTGCTCGTCCGGCGACTCCGACTCCATCGCCTGCCTCGCGGGCGCCTTCGCGGGCGCGCACGCCGGCGCCGACGCCTGGCCCACGGCGTGGGCGGACCGGATCGAGTACCACGGCGAACTGATGACGCTCGGGGCGCTCTGGGACCAGTGA